The Inediibacterium massiliense genome includes the window TGCAAATTGTACAATCAACATTTCCATACCTACTTTTCCATCCATTCTTCCCTTTTTTATAGCTTCATCTGTAGACAAGCATACTTCTAAAGACTTTTTCAAAGTTTGTATATTAAAATTTCGAGCCTGATTCAAGTATTTTTTCACTACAAATTGTTTTAATCCTAACTTTGGTGCTATAGCCATAGGAGTATATCCTTGATTCTCCATAATCTTAATTTGAAATAAGTGTCTAAATTGCCTTGTAATCATATAAAGAATCTTCGTTTCTGCTTCTCCTTCCATGATCATATCATTAAACAAATATAACGCCTTTTCCACATCCTTTGTTCCAATAGCTTCTACCAATGCAAATATATTATTTTCTATTGTTTTTGGTGCTAGTATTTCAATATCATCTTTTAAAATTGTTTTTCTATCTCCTACATAGCTACATAATTTATGAATTTCTTGATCTAAATCTTCTAATGTTTTTTGAGAATTTTTGTCTAAGTATCCTATCATTTCAACTAACAAAACAATTTCTCTATCTTTTATTTCTTTATTATATTTATGAAAACTTTTTTGAATCCATTTATAAACATCTTTTTCTAATAATTTACTACATACTATGATATCTCCATAGCTTTTGATGGCTTTTACAATCTTTTTTCGTTGATCTACATCTTGCTTGGATACAAAGAATAAATATGTTGTATCCGGAATATTTTTAAAATATTCTAAAAGATTTTTTTCCTCTTCTTCACTAATATTATTTCTTTTGCCTGTAAAGCACTCCAAATCTTTTACAACAACCATTCTTTTGTTTCCCATAAACGGAAGGGTCTCACAAGCATTTATAATCCTATTTATATTAGCTTCTTTTCCATCTATCATTTGATAATTAAATTGTTCAAAAGATGGATCAACAATTCCCTTTTTCAATGTATCCATTGTATGATCCATTAAATAATATTCTGTTCCATATAATAAATATAAATTTTTCAATTGCTTATTCTTTAGATCCTTTAGTACGTCTTTATAATCCATAAGAATCCTCCTATTATTCCATTGTATTAACTTTTACCTTATTTTTATCAATGACCATTATCACTGCACCATTTTCATCATTTCTAAAAATTTTTACTTTATTTTTAGAAAATTCATCTAATATACTTTGATTAGGATGTCCAAAATGATTCTTTCCTACCTGAATCACTCCAATCCTAGGTTTAATATGTTGAATAAAAACATCTGTGCTAGAAGTTGCACTGCCATGATGACCTACCTTTAATATATCTACATGAAGATCAGAATACTCTTTTACAATTTCTTCTTCTGTTTCTTTTTCTATATCTCCCGTAAACAAAACTCCTACCCCTTTATATTTCATCAACATAACTAATGAATCATTATTTGCTTCAGACAATGTAGTCATATGATCTTTGGGGTGAAGAATTTGAAAAGATAGATTTTGTTCAATGTTTATTGTATCATTTCTTAAGATTTCGTACACTCTTGTTTTATGAATCCTACACTTTTCTCTAAGTATTTTTTCTTCTATAGAATCTTTACAATTTGCTCCTATAAACATATTGTGTACCTTCATATGATCAAATACCCTAATAAGTCCATCTATATGATCTTTGTGAGCATGAGATAAAAACATCATATTAATTTTTCCAATGCCATTTCTTCTTAAACATGGAACTACAACATTTTCTCCTATGTCTATTTCTTTTTTCAAACTTCCTCCTCCATCAATTAAAATATTTTTATGCATGGGTGTTTGAATCAAGATACAGTCTCCTTGTCCCACATCTAAAAAATTTATTTGCATTTTTGCAGGTATTATATGATAGATCCCTATACTCACAATATAAATTCCTGTGATCATTCCTATAATCTTATTTTTACTCATCTTAAATTTTCTTTTGCTTATCCAAAAAGCAATACTCCCATAATAAAATAAAAAGAATGTCCAGTATGGAGAGACAACTTCTATACTACTAAAAGGCATATGATCTACAAGATTACACAAAAATATCATTATTTTTAATAAATAAGAAATAATTATTCCTAATAAAGAAGCTATAAATATATTAAAGAATCCAATAATAATCATAATAAAACCCATAGGTACAATTAAGCCTGCCAAAATAGCAACAGGAATATTTACAATAAAAGCTCCAAAAGAAATATAAAAAAAGTGATAAGCCACAATAGGCATAGTTCCTATTTGAGCAGCAATAGAAGCTACTAAATATTTCCTAACTTTATTTGGAATCCATACTAATTTTTTATCAATAGGCTTATATAAAATTATTATGGAAAAAGCAGCAGAAAATGAAAGCACAAACCCCATATCTATAATATACATAGGATTGATAATCAGAAGCAAAAAAGCAATAGCAGAAATCCCACTTAAAGAATCATACCTTCTATTAAGTAAAGGAGCTATAAAAAAAATATGAAGCATCAAAACAGCTCTTACAACAGAAGAACTTCCTCCAGTAATAAAAGCATATGCCCATAGAATCAGAGACTGAAAAACGATTCTTATATACACAGGAAATCGTTTAAGTAATTTATTAGAAAATAAATAAAGTATCCCTACATGCATTCCTGATACTGCAAGGATATGAGCTACTCCTACCCGTTGGAAGGTTTTATATACCTTTTCATCTAAACCCTCTTTATTTCCGAGAATAATTCCTAATAACATGTCCCCTTCTTCTTTAGGCATAATATTTTGTACAAAATAGATCAACTTATTTTTTATATTTTTAGACATAATCCATATAGGAAAAATTTTGCCCTCTCCAAGAATTTTTATTTTATGACTATATACTACTCCATCAATTTTTTTCATTTTCAGATACATAGAATAATCAAACATATTGGGATTTCTTCTTCCTTTTGGCTTTGTAACCTTTCCTTTTATAAAAACTCTTTTTCCCACTATATAATCAAATTTCATATGCTTTTCTTTGTATTTTATAAGCACTTTATCATATACCTTATATATTTTTTCTTTGTATACCACTTGAGTTGCTTTTAATAAAATAGAAGTTGACTTTTTATAATCTATATCTACTACATCTCCTATAATCTCTATAGATTCGTTTTCCAAAGAATCATAAATACTCTTTTGATCCAAATCTATTTTTAAAAGAAAAATACCTAATAAAATACAAAAAAGAAAAATAAAACAATATGTTTTTTTCGTATAAATAATGAATACACATCCAATAAGAAACAGAAAAATCATACTTATATAAGACGGAGAAAATAAATATCCATATACGATTCCTATGATATAAAAAATACTTATCCAAAATAGAGGTCTTCTCATATCGATTTCCTTTCTATGGATTTTTATCTATTTTTTCCTAAATATTATTTTTTATCACAAAAAGACATACTGTAAAAAGTATGTCTCATACTGTTGACAAACTATATTTTAGCAAAGTCATAAAATTTGCAAGCTCATGGCGCCAACGAAATCTTTTCATTACATTCAAGATTTCCGTTGCTTAGAAATAAGGAACAATTATTAAGAATTTGTGAAAATATAGAATAAGTGAGAAAACGCTTAGCATTACACTGTTTGAGTGTAGTGAGTTTGTAATGCTATTTTCGATCGTTTCTATATATTTTCCAAATTTGAAAATTTAGTGACGTTTTTTATGACTTGTAGAGTAAAATGGTGGATTTGATTTAATCTCTTCCACCATCTCCTCATCAAACCGTACGTGAGGTTTTCCCTCATACGGCTTTCCGATGTTCTTCTTCCATCTGCATTACGAGTTTTTAAGCAACATATTTTAGGCCCATATCATTAAATCGACTTACTATTTCATAAAATTCTTTTCTCTTTCGTGCCTGTCTTTTGTTGTTAAACCAAATGACTAGCCGCTTTCTTATATATTTATCAATCTTCACCAGTTTATTGAATGGTGACAATCCATAATAGTTTCGCCATCCTATAATCTTTCGATTTAATGTCTTAACCATTTCTTTACTAGAGACATATAGGGTTTTCCTATCTAGAGTCTTCTT containing:
- the holA gene encoding DNA polymerase III subunit delta; this encodes MDYKDVLKDLKNKQLKNLYLLYGTEYYLMDHTMDTLKKGIVDPSFEQFNYQMIDGKEANINRIINACETLPFMGNKRMVVVKDLECFTGKRNNISEEEEKNLLEYFKNIPDTTYLFFVSKQDVDQRKKIVKAIKSYGDIIVCSKLLEKDVYKWIQKSFHKYNKEIKDREIVLLVEMIGYLDKNSQKTLEDLDQEIHKLCSYVGDRKTILKDDIEILAPKTIENNIFALVEAIGTKDVEKALYLFNDMIMEGEAETKILYMITRQFRHLFQIKIMENQGYTPMAIAPKLGLKQFVVKKYLNQARNFNIQTLKKSLEVCLSTDEAIKKGRMDGKVGMEMLIVQFATKSKKAY
- a CDS encoding DNA internalization-related competence protein ComEC/Rec2 encodes the protein MRRPLFWISIFYIIGIVYGYLFSPSYISMIFLFLIGCVFIIYTKKTYCFIFLFCILLGIFLLKIDLDQKSIYDSLENESIEIIGDVVDIDYKKSTSILLKATQVVYKEKIYKVYDKVLIKYKEKHMKFDYIVGKRVFIKGKVTKPKGRRNPNMFDYSMYLKMKKIDGVVYSHKIKILGEGKIFPIWIMSKNIKNKLIYFVQNIMPKEEGDMLLGIILGNKEGLDEKVYKTFQRVGVAHILAVSGMHVGILYLFSNKLLKRFPVYIRIVFQSLILWAYAFITGGSSSVVRAVLMLHIFFIAPLLNRRYDSLSGISAIAFLLLIINPMYIIDMGFVLSFSAAFSIIILYKPIDKKLVWIPNKVRKYLVASIAAQIGTMPIVAYHFFYISFGAFIVNIPVAILAGLIVPMGFIMIIIGFFNIFIASLLGIIISYLLKIMIFLCNLVDHMPFSSIEVVSPYWTFFLFYYGSIAFWISKRKFKMSKNKIIGMITGIYIVSIGIYHIIPAKMQINFLDVGQGDCILIQTPMHKNILIDGGGSLKKEIDIGENVVVPCLRRNGIGKINMMFLSHAHKDHIDGLIRVFDHMKVHNMFIGANCKDSIEEKILREKCRIHKTRVYEILRNDTINIEQNLSFQILHPKDHMTTLSEANNDSLVMLMKYKGVGVLFTGDIEKETEEEIVKEYSDLHVDILKVGHHGSATSSTDVFIQHIKPRIGVIQVGKNHFGHPNQSILDEFSKNKVKIFRNDENGAVIMVIDKNKVKVNTME